From a single Anaerolineaceae bacterium oral taxon 439 genomic region:
- a CDS encoding acylneuraminate cytidylyltransferase: MDSAKAKIVAFVPMRHHSVRVEGKNYRMLAGKPLYHYILDALLNVPEISEIVVDTDSPVVIEGLAKDFPMVRPILRPEALRAGDVPMNEILVYDTSQIEADFYLQTHSTNPLLKAETISEGIQAFQAKSYLYDSMFSVTKVQKRYWDELARPINHNAAILLRTQDLPPIYEENSCFYLFTREILLTYRNRIGSRPLLYEIPAIEAQDIDDETEWNVTEMLMKLRQAGEI; the protein is encoded by the coding sequence ATGGACTCTGCGAAAGCGAAAATCGTGGCATTTGTCCCCATGCGTCATCATTCGGTTCGTGTCGAGGGGAAAAATTACCGGATGCTGGCCGGGAAACCGCTGTATCATTACATCCTGGACGCGTTGCTGAACGTTCCGGAGATTTCCGAGATCGTCGTCGATACCGATAGCCCTGTCGTTATCGAGGGCCTGGCCAAGGATTTCCCGATGGTCAGGCCGATCCTGCGACCGGAGGCGCTGCGCGCCGGAGACGTTCCGATGAACGAAATTCTCGTTTACGATACGTCGCAGATTGAAGCCGATTTTTATCTTCAGACGCATAGCACGAATCCGCTCCTGAAAGCGGAGACGATTTCGGAGGGGATTCAGGCGTTCCAGGCGAAATCTTATTTGTACGATTCGATGTTCTCCGTCACGAAGGTTCAGAAGCGTTATTGGGACGAGTTGGCCCGTCCGATCAATCACAATGCCGCGATCCTGCTTCGGACGCAGGATCTGCCGCCGATTTATGAGGAAAATTCCTGCTTCTACCTGTTTACCCGCGAAATCCTGCTGACGTATCGCAACCGCATCGGTTCACGTCCGTTGCTGTACGAAATTCCGGCGATCGAAGCGCAGGATATCGACGATGAGACGGAATGGAACGTGACCGAGATGCTGATGAAGCTGCGTCAGGCGGGGGAGATTTAA